The Microbacterium luteum genome includes a region encoding these proteins:
- the rplE gene encoding 50S ribosomal protein L5, producing MSTAIDAQAGPAAEGSLSARVQPRLKQKYNAEIKKALQEEFGYANVMQIPGLVKVVVNTGVGEAARDSKVIDGAVEDLTKITGQKPVVTKARKSIAQFKLREGQAIGAHVTLRGDRAWEFVDRLVNLALPRIRDFRGLSGKQFDGNGNYTFGLQEQSVFHEIDQDRIDRVRGFDITVVTSAGTDAEGRALLRHLGFPFRADDAQA from the coding sequence ATGAGCACCGCCATTGACGCGCAGGCTGGCCCTGCGGCCGAAGGCTCGCTTTCGGCACGTGTCCAGCCGCGCCTGAAGCAGAAGTACAACGCCGAGATCAAGAAGGCCCTGCAGGAAGAGTTCGGCTACGCGAACGTCATGCAGATCCCCGGTCTCGTGAAGGTCGTCGTGAACACCGGTGTCGGCGAGGCAGCTCGCGACAGCAAGGTGATCGATGGTGCGGTCGAGGACCTCACCAAGATCACCGGCCAGAAGCCGGTCGTCACCAAGGCCCGCAAGTCCATCGCGCAGTTCAAGCTGCGCGAGGGCCAGGCCATCGGCGCGCACGTCACCCTTCGCGGCGACCGTGCGTGGGAGTTCGTGGACCGCCTGGTCAACCTCGCGCTGCCCCGCATCCGCGACTTCCGCGGTCTGTCGGGCAAGCAGTTCGACGGCAACGGCAACTACACCTTCGGGCTCCAGGAGCAGTCGGTGTTCCACGAGATCGACCAGGACCGCATCGACCGCGTGCGCGGCTTCGACATCACGGTCGTCACCTCCGCGGGGACCGACGCCGAGGGCCGGGCGCTGCTGCGTCACCTCGGCTTCCCGTTCCGCGCGGACGACGCTCAGGCGTGA
- the rplX gene encoding 50S ribosomal protein L24 codes for MANIKKGDLVQVISGTKDNRGKQGKVLEVLTEQDRVIVEGVNFVTKHTRVGQSQRGTKTGGIETMEAPIHISNVAVVDPETKKPTRVGHRVEEQVKDGVKRTVRVRYAKKSGKDL; via the coding sequence ATGGCGAACATCAAGAAGGGCGACCTGGTTCAGGTCATCTCTGGTACGAAGGACAACCGCGGCAAGCAGGGCAAGGTCCTCGAGGTGCTCACCGAGCAGGACCGCGTCATCGTCGAGGGCGTGAACTTCGTCACCAAGCACACCCGCGTGGGCCAGTCCCAGCGCGGCACCAAGACGGGCGGCATCGAAACGATGGAAGCCCCGATCCACATCTCCAACGTCGCCGTCGTCGACCCCGAGACCAAGAAGCCGACCCGCGTCGGCCACCGCGTCGAGGAGCAGGTCAAGGACGGCGTGAAGCGCACGGTCCGCGTGCGCTACGCGAAGAAGTCAGGCAAGGACCTCTGA
- the rpsC gene encoding 30S ribosomal protein S3 — translation MGQKVNPYGFRLGITTDHVSRWFSDSTKPGQRYADYVAEDIKIRQLLQKQLDRAGVSNIEIERTRDRVRVDIHTARPGIVIGRRGAEAERIRGDLEKLTGKQIQLNILEVKNPETDAQLVAQGIAEQLAARVAFRRAMRKGLQGAQRAGAKGVRIQVSGRLGGAEMSRSEFYREGRVPLHTLRANIDYGFYEAKTTFGRIGVKVWIYKGDLTNKELAREQAAQKPSRERGDRRRGPRSEAPVAEGASA, via the coding sequence ATGGGACAGAAAGTCAACCCGTACGGCTTCCGCCTCGGCATCACCACCGACCACGTGTCGCGGTGGTTCTCCGACTCGACGAAGCCCGGCCAGCGCTACGCCGACTACGTCGCCGAGGACATCAAGATCCGTCAGCTGCTGCAGAAGCAGCTCGACCGTGCCGGCGTGAGCAACATCGAGATCGAGCGCACGCGTGACCGCGTCCGCGTCGACATCCACACCGCCCGTCCGGGCATCGTGATCGGCCGCCGCGGCGCCGAGGCCGAGCGCATCCGCGGCGACCTCGAGAAGCTCACCGGCAAGCAGATCCAGCTGAACATCCTCGAGGTGAAGAACCCCGAGACCGACGCTCAGCTGGTCGCCCAGGGCATCGCCGAGCAGCTTGCCGCTCGCGTGGCCTTCCGCCGCGCGATGCGCAAGGGCCTGCAGGGCGCGCAGCGCGCCGGCGCCAAGGGTGTCCGCATCCAGGTGTCGGGCCGCCTCGGCGGCGCCGAGATGAGCCGCTCCGAGTTCTACCGCGAAGGCCGTGTGCCGCTGCACACCCTCCGCGCGAACATCGACTACGGCTTCTACGAGGCCAAGACCACCTTCGGCCGCATCGGCGTGAAGGTCTGGATCTACAAGGGCGATCTCACCAACAAGGAACTGGCGCGCGAGCAGGCGGCTCAGAAGCCGTCGCGCGAGCGCGGTGACCGCCGCCGTGGCCCCCGCAGCGAGGCCCCGGTCGCAGAAGGAGCGTCGGCGTAA
- the rpmC gene encoding 50S ribosomal protein L29 produces MAIGTKTLATSELDTFEDQRLVEELRKAKEELFNLRFQSATGQLESHGRIRAVKRDIARLYTVIRERELGIRATPAPVETKAKKSKAKKADAAEAAKEEAE; encoded by the coding sequence ATGGCGATCGGCACCAAGACGCTCGCGACCAGCGAGCTGGACACGTTCGAAGACCAGCGCCTCGTCGAGGAGCTGCGCAAGGCCAAGGAAGAGCTGTTCAACCTGCGCTTCCAGTCGGCCACCGGGCAGCTGGAGAGCCACGGCCGCATCCGTGCGGTCAAGCGCGACATCGCGCGGCTCTACACCGTGATCCGCGAGCGCGAGCTCGGCATCCGTGCCACGCCCGCGCCGGTGGAGACGAAGGCGAAGAAGAGCAAGGCCAAGAAGGCGGACGCCGCCGAGGCCGCGAAGGAAGAGGCTGAGTGA
- the rplB gene encoding 50S ribosomal protein L2 translates to MAIRKYKPTTPGRRGSSVADFAEITRSTPEKSLLRPLAKTGGRNNQGRITTRHIGGGHKRQYRVIDFRRNDKDGIDAKVAHIEYDPNRTARIALLHFADGEKRYILAPAKLKQGDIVESGAGADIKPGNNLPLRNIPTGTVIHAIELRPGGGAKMARSAGASVRLVAKDGPYAQLRLPSGEIRNVDARCRATIGEVGNAEQSNINWGKAGRKRWKGVRPTVRGVAMNPVDHPHGGGEGKTSGGRNPVSPWGQPEGRTRHPNKESDKYIVRRRTAGKKRK, encoded by the coding sequence ATGGCTATTCGCAAGTACAAGCCGACGACCCCCGGTCGCCGCGGCTCGTCGGTGGCCGACTTCGCGGAGATCACCCGATCGACGCCCGAGAAGTCGCTGCTCCGTCCGCTGGCCAAGACCGGTGGACGCAACAACCAGGGCCGCATCACCACCCGCCACATCGGCGGTGGGCACAAGCGCCAGTACCGCGTGATCGACTTCCGTCGCAACGACAAGGACGGCATCGACGCGAAGGTCGCTCACATCGAGTACGACCCCAACCGCACCGCGCGCATCGCACTGCTGCACTTCGCCGACGGTGAGAAGCGCTACATCCTGGCGCCCGCCAAGCTCAAGCAGGGCGACATCGTCGAGTCGGGTGCCGGCGCGGACATCAAGCCGGGCAACAACCTGCCGCTGCGCAACATCCCCACCGGTACGGTGATCCACGCGATCGAGCTCCGTCCCGGCGGCGGCGCGAAGATGGCACGCTCGGCCGGCGCCTCGGTGCGTCTGGTCGCCAAGGACGGCCCGTACGCGCAGCTGCGTCTGCCCTCGGGCGAGATCCGCAACGTCGACGCGCGCTGCCGCGCCACCATCGGCGAGGTCGGCAACGCCGAGCAGTCGAACATCAACTGGGGCAAGGCCGGCCGCAAGCGCTGGAAGGGCGTCCGCCCGACCGTCCGCGGTGTCGCGATGAACCCGGTCGACCACCCGCACGGTGGTGGTGAGGGCAAGACCTCCGGTGGTCGCAACCCCGTCAGCCCGTGGGGCCAGCCGGAGGGTCGCACCCGCCACCCCAACAAGGAAAGCGACAAGTACATCGTCCGTCGTCGCACCGCCGGCAAGAAGCGCAAGTAG
- the rplV gene encoding 50S ribosomal protein L22: MVESIARVRHIRVTPQKARRVVALIKGKQAEEALAILKFAPQGASEPIYKLVASAIANARVKADKDGEYLDDQDLYVKNAYVDEGTTLKRFQPRAQGRAFQIKKRTSHITVVLSTPEVAETAPAANSKKASK; this comes from the coding sequence ATGGTGGAGTCCATCGCCCGCGTGCGACACATCCGCGTGACCCCTCAGAAGGCTCGTCGTGTCGTTGCCCTCATCAAGGGCAAGCAGGCCGAGGAGGCCCTGGCCATCCTCAAGTTCGCGCCGCAGGGTGCGAGCGAGCCGATCTACAAGCTCGTCGCCTCGGCGATCGCGAACGCTCGCGTGAAGGCCGACAAGGACGGCGAGTACCTGGATGACCAGGACCTGTACGTGAAGAACGCGTACGTGGACGAGGGCACGACGCTCAAGCGTTTCCAGCCCCGTGCCCAGGGTCGCGCATTCCAGATCAAGAAGCGCACGAGCCACATCACGGTCGTGCTGTCGACGCCCGAGGTCGCCGAGACCGCGCCGGCTGCCAACTCGAAGAAGGCGAGCAAGTAA
- the rplF gene encoding 50S ribosomal protein L6, which translates to MSRIGRLPIDIPTGVTVSVDGRAVAVKGPKGELSITVARPIEVSVEDNQVVVTRPDDERESRSLHGLTRTLINNNIIGVTQGYTKGLEVVGTGYRVQQKGSNIEFALGFSHPVLVEPPAGITFTVEGNNKVTVSGIDKQAVGETAANIRKIRKPEPYKGKGVRYAGEVVRRKAGKAGK; encoded by the coding sequence ATGTCGCGAATCGGACGTCTTCCCATCGACATCCCCACCGGAGTGACCGTTTCGGTCGACGGCCGCGCCGTCGCCGTCAAGGGCCCCAAGGGCGAGCTGAGCATCACCGTCGCCCGGCCCATCGAGGTCTCCGTCGAGGACAACCAGGTCGTCGTGACCCGTCCCGACGACGAGCGCGAGTCGCGGTCGCTCCACGGCCTGACCCGCACGCTCATCAACAACAACATCATCGGTGTCACCCAGGGCTACACCAAGGGCCTCGAGGTCGTCGGCACGGGCTACCGCGTGCAGCAGAAGGGCTCGAACATCGAGTTCGCCCTCGGCTTCTCCCACCCCGTGCTGGTCGAGCCGCCGGCTGGCATCACGTTCACGGTCGAAGGCAACAACAAGGTCACCGTGAGCGGCATCGACAAGCAGGCCGTCGGCGAGACGGCTGCCAACATCCGCAAGATCCGCAAGCCCGAGCCCTACAAGGGCAAGGGTGTGCGCTACGCGGGCGAGGTCGTCCGCCGCAAGGCCGGAAAGGCTGGTAAGTAA
- the rpsH gene encoding 30S ribosomal protein S8: MTMTDPVADMLTRLRNANSAHHDSVSLPSSKLKTHIAEILKQEGYISGWDVEDARVGQTLTLTLKYGPNRERSIAGIKRVSKPGLRVYAKSTEIPTVLGGLGVAILSTSSGLLTDRQAESKGVGGEVLAYVW; the protein is encoded by the coding sequence ATGACGATGACAGACCCGGTCGCAGACATGCTGACCCGTCTGCGCAACGCGAACTCGGCGCACCACGACTCCGTGTCGCTGCCGAGCTCGAAGCTCAAGACCCACATCGCCGAGATCCTCAAGCAGGAGGGCTACATCTCCGGCTGGGACGTCGAAGACGCCCGCGTCGGCCAGACCCTGACCCTCACGCTGAAGTACGGCCCCAACCGCGAGCGTTCGATCGCGGGCATCAAGCGCGTGTCCAAGCCCGGTCTGCGCGTCTACGCGAAGTCGACCGAGATCCCCACGGTGCTCGGCGGCCTCGGCGTTGCCATCCTGTCCACCTCCTCCGGTCTTCTCACCGACCGGCAGGCCGAGTCGAAGGGCGTGGGTGGGGAAGTCCTCGCCTACGTGTGGTGA
- the rpsS gene encoding 30S ribosomal protein S19 — MPRSLKKGPFVDEHLLRKVVSQNEAGSKNVIKTWSRRSMIIPAMLGHTIAVHDGRKHIPVFVTETMVGHKLGEFAPTRTFRGHEKDDKKGRRR; from the coding sequence ATGCCACGCAGTCTCAAGAAGGGCCCCTTCGTCGACGAGCACCTGCTTCGCAAGGTCGTGTCGCAGAACGAGGCGGGTTCGAAGAACGTCATCAAGACCTGGTCGCGTCGCTCGATGATCATCCCGGCCATGCTGGGCCACACGATCGCCGTGCACGACGGTCGCAAGCACATCCCCGTGTTCGTGACCGAGACCATGGTCGGCCACAAGCTGGGCGAGTTCGCGCCCACCCGCACCTTCCGCGGCCACGAGAAGGACGACAAGAAGGGCCGCCGCCGCTGA
- the rplN gene encoding 50S ribosomal protein L14, with amino-acid sequence MIQNESRLKVADNTGAKELLTIRVLGGSNRRYAGLGDTIVATVKDAIPGGNVKKGDVVKAVVVRTVKHTRRPDGSYIKFDENAAVILKNDGEPRGTRIFGPVGRELRDKKFMKIVSLAPEVI; translated from the coding sequence GTGATTCAGAACGAGTCCCGGCTGAAGGTCGCCGACAACACCGGCGCCAAGGAGCTGCTGACCATCCGCGTCCTCGGTGGCTCGAACCGCCGCTACGCGGGCCTCGGCGACACCATCGTCGCCACGGTCAAGGACGCCATCCCCGGCGGAAACGTCAAGAAGGGTGATGTCGTCAAGGCCGTCGTCGTCCGCACCGTCAAGCACACCCGTCGTCCCGACGGGTCGTACATCAAGTTCGACGAGAACGCCGCCGTCATCCTGAAGAACGACGGGGAGCCCCGCGGCACCCGCATCTTCGGACCGGTCGGCCGTGAGCTTCGCGACAAGAAGTTCATGAAGATCGTCTCGCTCGCCCCGGAGGTCATCTGA
- the rplC gene encoding 50S ribosomal protein L3, with product MADINTKVSKGLLGTKLGMTQVWDADGKLVPVTVIEVAPNVVTQVRSVEKDGYSAVQIAAGQIDPRKVNQPLTAHFEAAGVTPRRHLTEIRTADAADYSLGQELTVDGVFASGQLVDVVGTSKGKGTAGVMKRHNFKGVSASHGAHRNHRKPGSIGASATPSRVFKGMRMAGRMGGERVTVLNLTVHAVDAEKGLLLVKGAVPGARGRTVYVRNAVKGA from the coding sequence ATGGCTGACATCAACACCAAGGTTTCCAAGGGCCTGCTGGGCACCAAGCTCGGCATGACCCAGGTCTGGGACGCGGACGGCAAGCTCGTCCCCGTCACCGTCATCGAGGTGGCCCCCAACGTGGTCACCCAGGTCCGCTCGGTCGAGAAGGACGGCTACAGCGCCGTCCAGATCGCCGCGGGCCAGATCGATCCCCGCAAGGTCAACCAGCCCCTCACGGCCCACTTCGAGGCCGCGGGCGTGACCCCGCGTCGCCACCTGACCGAGATCCGCACCGCGGACGCCGCTGACTACTCACTCGGTCAGGAGCTCACGGTGGACGGCGTCTTCGCGTCGGGCCAGCTGGTCGACGTCGTCGGCACCAGCAAGGGCAAGGGCACCGCGGGTGTCATGAAGCGCCACAACTTCAAGGGCGTCTCCGCTTCGCACGGTGCGCACCGCAACCACCGCAAGCCCGGTTCGATCGGCGCCTCGGCGACCCCGAGCCGCGTCTTCAAGGGCATGCGCATGGCCGGCCGCATGGGCGGCGAGCGCGTGACCGTCCTCAACCTCACGGTGCACGCCGTCGACGCCGAGAAGGGCCTGCTGCTCGTCAAGGGCGCCGTCCCCGGCGCGCGTGGCCGCACCGTCTACGTCCGCAACGCAGTGAAGGGTGCCTGA
- the rplD gene encoding 50S ribosomal protein L4 — protein MADSTLALDVRSADGKNAGSVELPAALFDVKTNIPLIHQVVVAQRAAARQGTHSTKRRGEVSGAGRKPFKQKGTGNARQGSIRAPHMTGGGIVHGPKPRDYAQRTPKKMIAAALLGALSDRARGERLHIVEAFGTENGPSAKAAASVLTGLGATKNVLVVVDRDDERSILSVRNLAFVHVLSFDQLNAYDVLVSDDIVFTKAAYDAFVASKSAATEEVSA, from the coding sequence ATGGCCGACTCGACTCTCGCGCTCGACGTCCGCAGCGCCGACGGCAAGAACGCCGGTTCGGTTGAGCTTCCCGCCGCGCTGTTCGACGTCAAGACGAACATCCCGCTGATCCACCAGGTCGTCGTCGCGCAGCGCGCGGCGGCTCGCCAGGGCACCCACTCGACCAAGCGTCGCGGTGAGGTCTCCGGCGCCGGCCGCAAGCCCTTCAAGCAGAAGGGCACCGGTAACGCCCGCCAGGGTTCGATCCGTGCGCCGCACATGACCGGTGGTGGCATCGTCCACGGGCCGAAGCCGCGCGACTACGCGCAGCGCACCCCCAAGAAGATGATCGCCGCCGCCCTCCTCGGCGCCCTGAGCGACCGTGCCCGCGGCGAGCGTCTCCACATCGTGGAGGCCTTCGGCACCGAGAACGGCCCGTCGGCCAAGGCCGCCGCGTCGGTCCTCACCGGCCTCGGCGCCACCAAGAACGTGCTCGTGGTCGTGGACCGCGACGACGAGCGCAGCATCCTGAGCGTGCGCAACCTCGCGTTCGTCCACGTGCTGTCGTTCGACCAGCTGAACGCCTACGACGTGCTCGTCTCCGACGACATCGTCTTCACCAAGGCCGCCTACGACGCCTTCGTCGCGTCCAAGAGCGCCGCCACAGAGGAGGTCTCGGCATGA
- the rplP gene encoding 50S ribosomal protein L16 gives MLIPRKVKYRKQHHPKRGGQATGGTKVSFGEFGIQALTPAYVTNRQIESARIAMTRHIKRGGKVWINIYPDRPLTKKPAETRMGSGKGSPEWWVANVKPGRVLFEVSGVNEELAREALTRAIHKLPLKARIIKREEGDA, from the coding sequence ATGCTCATCCCCCGCAAGGTCAAGTACCGCAAGCAGCACCACCCCAAGCGCGGTGGCCAGGCCACCGGTGGCACCAAGGTGTCGTTCGGTGAGTTCGGCATCCAGGCGCTGACCCCCGCCTACGTGACCAACCGTCAGATCGAGTCCGCTCGTATCGCCATGACGCGTCACATCAAGCGTGGCGGAAAGGTGTGGATCAACATCTACCCCGACCGACCGCTGACCAAGAAGCCCGCCGAGACCCGCATGGGTTCCGGTAAGGGTTCGCCGGAATGGTGGGTCGCAAACGTCAAGCCGGGCCGGGTCCTCTTCGAGGTCTCGGGCGTCAACGAGGAACTCGCTCGTGAGGCGCTGACCCGCGCAATCCACAAGCTGCCCCTGAAGGCACGCATCATCAAGCGCGAGGAGGGCGACGCGTAA
- the rpsQ gene encoding 30S ribosomal protein S17: MATTKKAAAEAAEQVPGHEHAEHDVRDADARGYRKARRGYVVSDKMDKTIVVEVEDRVKHPLYGKVMRRTSKVKAHDEANTAGIGDLVVINETRPLSATKRWRLVEILEKAK, encoded by the coding sequence ATGGCCACCACGAAGAAGGCAGCTGCCGAGGCCGCGGAGCAGGTTCCCGGCCACGAGCACGCCGAGCACGACGTGCGTGACGCCGACGCCCGCGGGTACCGCAAGGCCCGCCGCGGCTACGTCGTCAGCGACAAGATGGACAAGACCATCGTCGTCGAGGTCGAGGACCGCGTGAAGCACCCGCTCTACGGCAAGGTCATGCGCCGCACCTCGAAGGTGAAGGCGCACGATGAGGCCAACACCGCCGGCATCGGTGATCTCGTCGTCATCAACGAGACCCGTCCGCTGAGCGCGACCAAGCGCTGGCGTCTCGTCGAGATCCTGGAGAAGGCAAAGTGA
- the rplW gene encoding 50S ribosomal protein L23 produces MTTENVLQTASNKDPRDIILKPVVSEKSYGLIDEGKYTFLVDPRASKTEIKAAIEKIFGVKVAGVNTINRVGKARRTRFGTGKRKDTKRAIVTLKSGSIDIFTAVN; encoded by the coding sequence ATGACCACGGAGAACGTCCTGCAGACGGCATCCAACAAGGACCCGCGCGACATCATCCTGAAGCCGGTCGTCTCGGAGAAGAGCTACGGGCTCATCGACGAGGGCAAGTACACCTTCCTGGTGGACCCCCGCGCCTCGAAGACCGAGATCAAGGCCGCGATCGAGAAGATCTTCGGCGTGAAGGTCGCTGGCGTCAACACGATCAACCGCGTCGGCAAGGCCCGTCGCACCCGCTTCGGCACCGGCAAGCGCAAGGACACCAAGCGCGCCATCGTCACGCTGAAGTCGGGTTCCATCGACATCTTCACGGCAGTCAACTGA
- the rpsJ gene encoding 30S ribosomal protein S10, which yields MAGQKIRIRLKSYDHAGLDSSARKIVDTVTRAGATVVGPVPLPTEKNVVCVIRSPHKYKDSREHFEMRTHKRLIDIVDPTPKAVDSLMRLDLPADVNIEIKL from the coding sequence ATGGCGGGACAGAAGATCCGCATTCGCCTGAAGTCGTACGACCACGCAGGTCTCGACTCCTCGGCGCGCAAGATCGTCGACACCGTGACCCGTGCGGGCGCGACGGTCGTGGGCCCGGTGCCCCTCCCGACCGAGAAGAACGTCGTGTGCGTCATCCGGTCGCCCCACAAGTACAAGGACAGCCGCGAGCACTTCGAGATGCGCACCCACAAGCGTCTGATCGACATCGTCGACCCGACGCCCAAGGCCGTCGACTCGCTGATGCGCCTCGACCTGCCGGCCGACGTCAACATCGAGATCAAGCTCTGA